One genomic segment of Ascaphus truei isolate aAscTru1 chromosome 23, aAscTru1.hap1, whole genome shotgun sequence includes these proteins:
- the DHX8 gene encoding ATP-dependent RNA helicase DHX8 has product MNGLLDCSPSAPRTGDILVFLTGQEEIDTACEILYERMKSLGPDVPELIILPVYSALPSEMQTRIFDPAPPGSRKVVIATNIAETSLTIDGIYYVVDPGFVKQKVYNSKTGIDQLVVTPISQAQAKQRAGRAGRTGPGKCYRLYTERAYRDEMLTTNVPEIQRTNLASTVLSLKAMGINDLLSFDFMDAPPMETLITAMEQLYTLGALDDEGLLTRLGRRMAEFPLEPMLCKMLIMSVHLGCSEEMLTIVSMLSVQNVFYRPKDKQALADQKKAKFHQTEGDHLTLLAVYNSWKNNKFSNPWCYENFIQARSLRRAQDIRKQMLGIMDRHKLDVVSCGKATVRVQKAICSGFFRNAAKKDPQEGYRTLIDQQVVYIHPSSALFNRQPEWVVYHELVLTTKEYMREVTTIDPRWLVEFAPAFFKVSDPTKLSKQKKQQRLEPLYNRYEEPNAWRISRAFRRR; this is encoded by the exons atgaatggTCTTTTGGACTG CTCGCCTTCTGCTCCCCGCACAGGTGACATCTTGGTTTTCTTGACCGGCCAAGAAGAAATCGACACCGCCTGCGAAATCCTGTACGAGCGAATGAAGTCGCTGGGCCCAGACGTGCCCGAGCTGATCATCCTGCCGGTTTACTCGGCGTTGCCCAGCGAGATGCAAACGAGGATTTTCGACCCGGCTCCTCCCGGCAGCAGAAAG GTGGTCATAGCTACCAACATAGCCGAGACCTCCCTGACCATCGATGGCATTTATTACGTGGTCGACCCTGGGTTTGTGAAGCAGAAGGTGTACAACTCCAAGACTGGGATAGATCAGCTCGTGGTGACCCCGATTTCACAG GCACAAGCCAAACAGAGAGCCGGCAGAGCAGGAAGAACGGGCCCGGGAAAGTGTTACAGGCTTTACACCGAGCGGGCCTACCGGGACGAGATGCTCACCACCAACGTGCCCGAAATCCAGAGAACCAACTTGGCGAGCACGGTGCTGTCCCTCAAG gccATGGGGATCAATGATTTGCTGTCGTTTGATTTCATGGACGCTCCTCCAATGGAGACTTTAATTACGGCCATGGAGCAGCTGTACACCCTGGGAGCCCTGGACGACGAAGGCCTGCTGACCCGTCTGGGACGTAGG ATGGCAGAATTTCCCCTGGAGCCCATGCTCTGTAAGATGCTCATCATGTCCGTACATCTCGGCTGCAGTGAGGAGATGTTGACCATCGTGTCTATGCTGTCCGTTCAGAACGTCTTCTACAGGCCCAAG GACAAGCAAGCTCTTGCCGACCAGAAGAAGGCCAAGTTCCACCAGACAGAGGGGGACCACTTGACGCTCCTTGCCGTGTACAACTCCTGGAAAAACAACAAGTTTTCCAACCCTTGGTGCTACGAGAACTTCATCCAGGCTCGTTCCTTGCGCCGTGCTCAGGATATCCGGAAGCAGATGTTGGGCATTATGGACAG GCACAAGCTGGATGTTGTCTCCTGTGGAAAGGCAACCGTGAGGGTGCAGAAGGCGATATGCAGCGGTTTCTTCCGAAACGCTGCCAAGAAGGACCCTCAGGAGGGTTACCGCACCCTCATAGACCAGCAGGTGGTCTACATCCACCCGTCCAGTGCTCTCTTCAACCGACAACCAGAGtg GGTGGTGTACCACGAGCTCGTCCTGACCACCAAGGAGTACATGCGAGAAGTGACCACCATCGACCCCCGTTGGCTGGTGGAGTTCGCCCCGGCCTTCTTCAAGGTCTCCGACCCGACCAAGCTCAGCAAGCAGAAGAAGCAGCAGCGGCTGGAACCGCTGTACAACCGCTACGAGGAGCCCAACGCCTGGAGGATCTCCCGGGCGTTCAGGCGCCGGTGA